The genomic window ACCGGGGACCAGGGATGGAAATTGGGGAGTTAGGTTTAACAGatacaaagtttctatttggggtgatgaaaaagttttggtagtggtgGGAGCACAGCATTGTAAAagcaattaatgccactgaattgtaccctTATGCtggctaaaatggcaaatttcatgtTTTATACGTGTTActgtaacttttaaaaaggaatctcagggaagcggatgtggctcaagctctagagcttccgcctaccataggggaggaccaggggtccatccctggggcctcctggtgaaaaagaagagagaaagcgtgcctgcacggcatgccagtgcctgcacaagtgcccgcatggttAGCCAGCGCCCGCGAACtaagtcacgcagcaagacgatgacgcatcagaagagagacaaggggagagtcaaggtgaagcgcagcagagaccaggaactgaggtggcacaattgacagggaacctctctcccatcagaggtccccaggatcgaatctcggtgaatcctagaggagagaaaatgagaagagaacacaggcagcaaaaacagtagggtgggaggaggggaaggggggaaataaataaataaatagatagataaataaataaataaatcttttttaaaaagtgtctcctagtaaatattttcagttttgcagGCCAGGCGGACTGGGTTGCAACTCTGTCCTTCCTTGGAGCATAAAAGCCGCCAAAGACAATGTGAACTGGCATGGATGTGTTCCCAcccaactttatttataaaaacagccAGCCAACCCACAGGCTGTCATTTGCCAGCCTCTGTTCTATGACGTCTCTGGATAAAATCCAAAGCGGAATTAAAAGTTGCGACCTGCAAAATCTTAGGCCAGactgtaaaagcatggaaatgggtatagttgatggtaacacattatagtaagtagcaGCTGTTTTATAAGTggaaatgtggctggaaagggtagtctagggatgtaaatgtccattgaaagaaagctaaagggtAATCCACGAACTGAATAACACAGgaaaccagaggtggatgagaattgtggttgatggcacagatgcaagagtgtccttctgtgagctagagcagatgtacaccactgctgcagggtggtgggagtgtggagaagcatgggaagaaTACAATTGAGGTGGCctacggactgtggttagcagcaatactgcaatattcaggcatctatgccaaagatgtactgtgttgacaatgaGGAGGTAAGGGAAAAtaagccaaatgtatgctatggcccatagttagtggtaatagtctgatgattttatctcataatctgtaacaaatattccaccacagtgtggtgtgttggtgaaggggtgttgtatgggaattctacgcatgtgtgtgattgttttaagttcacaacttctgtcataaaattacatttagaaaaaaatctgggaagcagatgtggctcgagtagttgggtgcctgcctaccacataggaggtcctgagttcggttcctggtgcctcctgaagaagatgagcaagacagcaaggtgacacaaggggctggcacagcgagctgacccaacaagaggatgcaacaagaagacgcaacaacaagacacaacaaggagacatcatgagagacacaacaagcagggagcagaggtggctcaagcgattgggtgcctctctcccccctatgggagacccagggttcggttcctggtgccccctaaaaagaaaacgagcagacacagagagcacgcaatagacacagagagcagacagtgagcccaaACAAACGGGggggggcaaataaataaataaaataaatcttagaaaaaaaagtcTTAGGTCAGAGGCACGCTCAGAGCAGGCTCTCATTCCTGCCGCTTTAGGGATCTTGGCTATTATGCTTGTTACTGGTATCGGAGtgaagagtttttttgtttgttttgttttaaagatttatttatttatttatttatttctctcccctcccccccaccccgattgtctgctctctgtgtctattttgctgcatcttcttctttgtccgcttctgttgttgtcagcagcacgggcatctgtgtttctttttgctgcgtcatcttgttgtgtcagctctccgtgtgtgcggcgccattcctgggcaggctgcacatttttcgcacggggtggctctccttacggggtgcactccttgcgcgtggggctcccctacgcgggggacacccctgcgtggcagggcactccttgcgtgcatcagcactgcgcatgggccagctccacacgggtcaaggaggcccggggtttgaaccgcggacctcccatgtggtagacggacgccctaaccactgggccacgtccgccaCCTGGAGTGGAGAGTTTTAACTCTGCCCTTGGCCCCCAGCCCTGTCCCCAGGTCCTTCTCCTCTGTCTGGGCCAGTTCCTCCCGTTAGAGCTGGCTCCCGGCCCTGCAGGGGAGACCCTGACCGTCTGCCGCCTTGGAGGGGCCtctcggggtggggaggaagcCGTGGGGGTCCGTGGTGGGACTCCCAGAGCAGGGAGTGCGTGGCTGCCCGTGTTTGCCGGGGTCCCAGGGTAGCCTCTGCGACCTCAGTCAGGCCTTTCGGGCGCTTGGCCGCCCCTCCCTGCCACCCTGTGGGGGCTGAGCCTGAGCTGGACACCCCACAGGGGCTCGGGTCTCCTGGTCCGGGTGAGAGAGGTGGACGCAGATGCTTCTGGCCCTGCCGAGGGAGGAGGCGGGGGCAGGGATCTGGGATGGAGAAGGGGGAGCAAGGGGATAActggggaggcttcctggaggaggcatcATGGCCCAGAAGGCCACAAGACTCTAAGGGAAACGCCCCCCGTGACCTGACCCCCAACCCAGCCTCTGTTCTTTAACCGGGAATCAAGGTCGGCCGTGTGGCCAGCCCGGGAATCCTCAGGTATGCGGTTGCTCTTTGCCTGCAAACACCTCCTCGTTCAGGGGGGTCGGAATTGCTCTGACCTTGACCCTGGCCTGAGCGGGTGCCCCGGAAGCTCCATGCTGTAACGGAATCACAGGCTAGGAATTCCAGGCTCACTCCCCACCAggtcctagctgtgtgaccttgagcaagtcacctACCCTCTCTGAGCTCCGCATCCTGCCGGGTAAAGATAAATGGGTGGTTAAAGCAAACCGCGAGGATTTCCCACAGCCCCAGGGGTTACGAGGGGGGGGTGACCCCCAGGGCCCACATTGTGGAATCAAGGTCATTTCCAGACCAGGTGGGCTCCGGGTGTGGCTGTGATGGGCCAACCAGCCCTCAGCATTCTGGGGGCTCCAGCTTCGTGGACTCGGAGCCAGAACTAGGGTGAGGTGAGTGGCATGCAAAGACCTGCTCGAAATTCCTGAATTTTCCTTTTGCCTCTGGTTCCGTGACGTCTGGGCACCGCACTGCCCCTGatccaatcttttttttcctttgtttttttcctctatattgaaaaaatgttacattttaaaaatatgaggtccccatataccccccaccccctcaccccactcctttcacatcaacaacctctttcatcatcgtgacacattcattgcatttgaatacattttggagcactgatgcactgCACGGATACATCGTAGtctactctcccccagtccacccagtgggccacggcaggacacacaatgtccagcatctgtccctgctgtaccacccaggacaaccccaagtcctgaaaatgcccccactcacagctcttcttccctctccctgccctcagcgccgtggccactttctccacctcaacgctacaatttcttccattactaatcacagctATTTTGTTCATCAGGCATCAATCACattgttttttcccttcccttcgtCTTTCTTCATTCAAACGTGACTTCCACACCGCCAAATGCACAATTCCCAATGAGGTTTTTCGTTTTCCTTTTTATGGCGGTCCCGTGTAGATAGAGCAGGCCCATTTCtcaccactttcaagtgtacaattagGTGTGTTAATGACCTTCTCGGTGTTGTGTTCCCATCAGCTCCGTATTTGCactcattttaatttgctttaaagcACTGCATTAAAATGTCactttagggaagcggacgtggcccagtggttagggcgtccgcctaccacatgggaggtccagggttcaaaccccgggcctccttgacccgtgtggagctggcccatgcacagtgctgatgcgcgcagggagtgccctgccacgcaggggtgtcccccgcgtaggggagccccacgcgcaaggagtgcaccccgtaaggagagctccccagcgcgaaagaaagtgcagcctgcccaggaatgatgccacacacacagagagctgacacaacgagatgacgcaacaaaaaaagaaacacagattcccggtgcctctaataaggatagaagtggtcacagaagaacacacagcaaatggacacagagagcagacaactgggggagaggggagagaaataaataaaaaataaatcttaaaaaaaaataaaaagaacatttccttttaaaaaaaagtcactttacCCTAACCcaactattaataatattttgacaatgctctttaatcattagttaaaaaggtttagagggaagaggagatgtgatgtgggggcattttcgggacttggagttgtcctgaatgatattgcagggacagaagctgtacattgcatgtcctcccatggcccacggaatggactgggggagagtgtgaactacaatgtaaactcttatccatgcggtgcagcagtgccccaaaatgcattcaccaaatgcagtgaatgtgccacgatgatgaaagaggttgctgatgggggaggagtggggtgaggggggtagggggtatatgggaacctcatatttttttaatgtaatatttttaaaataaataaagagatcataggaaTAAGATAATAAACCTAACCTGCCACTTTTCCGTggaatatcatttttatttgaaataaaagaacaaatacagttaaaaaaaatggtTTAACAACAAGGCAAGGTATGggggtagggtgagttatgagaatcctGCCCGATGCTACGTgcgtttcttttgtaagttcacaaccatgactatatacttactgttcaTGTTCgctcatgtatgagtgatatgcttccataagttattttttaaaaccagaaaAATATGTCACTTTATGCTCACGGCTGAGATTTTCGGCGCCACCTTAGATTTCGCCCGAGACGAGTGCCTCGCTCTCCTCACCCCAGGGCCCCGCCTGCCTCCAAATCCTCGGAAACTCGGGCGGGGAGGCTCCTCTGCCGGCCCCATCCTCTCCCTCCCGCGGCCCCCCACTCCCCGAGGCCCCCCCTTACCCTGGGCCCTGCCCGGATCCCCCGGGGCGGGAGCAGGGCCCCAGGAGAGGCTCCCCCGGGGACTCCCAGGCCCGCCCCGGGGCCCTGGCCGCGCTGAATCCTCGGCCCGGTGGGTGCCCCGGGAATTCCCTGCGCCGGTTTCGGGGTGGGAGGTCCAGGCTGGCTCAGCCCCAGCCGCCCCGCCCCGAGCCCAGCGCTGGGGATAAAGGCGGGCACCCACCTGCGGGCACTGGGCGCAGCACCCGGGAGAGGAGGACCCCAGGGGAGCCCAGAGGCGGGGTGCTGGGGCGACGCGGGGCCCCGAGCGCCCCTCGGCCGGCCTCTGTGGGTCTGGGGACAGGGCCTGAAACGGAGGGGTCCCTCCAGCCCCGAGGACTCAGCACCGGGTCCCTGCTCCCCAGCCTGGCCCACGCCCGCAGGGTGGGCCCAGAGAAGCAGGAGGCGCTCCCCGCCCGGGGCCTCGCCCCGCCGCCCGCCAGCGCGGCTGGTCCTGCCAGTCGGGGCAGGGCCCTGAGTCCCCTGCGCTGGCCGTCACCGTGGAGCCGCGCAGGGGTGGCCCCGGCTGGCCTCAGCCTGCCCCGCCTGGGAATGGGCTGCTGGCGTCGGGGCCACCTGGGCTCCCGGCCGGGGGACCGCTGCGGTCAGCCTGGGAGGGACAGGACAGGGGGGCGGGCAGCTGACCTCCAGCCGGGGCGCTCTGTGCGCCCTGCCCCCCCGCAGGCCCGCAAGGCGCAGGGTGCCCTCGGCCGCTGGACTTTGACCGCAGGCGACCGGCGCCGCTGCCCAGTGTCCTGCCCGCAGCAGCCCCCGCCGCACGCCGGGACCGCACGATGGTGGCCCAGCGTGTCCCTTGGATCCTGCTCGGGTTCCTGCTGTGGCCAGGGACAGGTGAGGCCAGCGGGCGGGGGCCTGGGGACTCTGGGGTCGGCCGAAACAGACCGCTGCCCACTCTGGGCCCTGCCCCGGGGCAGGAGACCCCGGGGGGAGCCCCCATCCCTGGGCCCGGCTCTCAAGGAACCTCCAGTCCGAGACTCAGGGCTGCGGCCGGGGGCAGCGGAGCTGggaggacttcctggaggaggagggcacGGAAGAAGGAGAGTTTTGCCTGGTGGAGAAGCAGCAAAGGGAGTCTGAGGCAGGGAGAAGAAATGCATGGAAGAATCGCAGGGAGGGGTGTAGGCAGGGACTCGGAGGCTCTAGGCAGTGACCTGCGGGGTTAGAAGGCCTcctcctggctgtgtgaccttggcaggTAACTGAACCTCTCTGTTGTGAAGATGGAATCAGCTACGTAAATCGCCTAGCACCGGGGCTGGCGCTGGTTTAGGAAACATGAGCCATGAGTCAACAAGGCGCCCCTGCCCGCCAGCTCCCCAGGTTCAGCCGCCCACGTCCCCCCAGCGAGGGGAGGGCCCGGCCCGCTCCTCCCCCTGGCTGTCCTTTGGGACACCTCTCCCTCTCGGACCCCCCAAATCCAGCCCGTCACCAAGCGACCCGCCTGTCCCAGCGGAGCTGGGCGCCCGCCCCCGCCTGGCTTCGGCCGCCCTCCACACcgcccctcctctctcctccgcCCACCCCCCGAGTCCACCCTGCTCGTGGCAGAAGGAGCAGCGCCAGCGCGGGCCGGCCCTCTCCTGCTCGCGCCCTGCGTGGCCTCCCCGGGGTCCCCGCGTGGCCCGGCTCCCTCGCCAGGGCCCGGTGGGGCGTGAAGGCCGGGCTCtgcgggcctcagtttcctcatctgcacgGGGAGGGCGTCTGGGGTCACCAGTGTCGGGTGCTAGGGACGGGGGGCTGGGGCATGGAGAGGGGCTGAATTGGGGGGCTGGGCATGGAGAGGGTGTGAATTTCGGGGGCTGGGACATGAAGAGGGTGTGGAATTGGGGGGCTGGGGCACTGAGAGGGTGTGGAATTGGGGGGCTGGGGCACTGAGAGGGTGTGGAATTGGGGGGCTGGGACATTGAGAGGGTGTGGAATTGGGGGGCTGGGTGAATTGAGAGGGTGTGGAATTGGGGGGCTGGGCATGGAGAGGGTGTGGAATTGGGGGGCTGGGTGAATTGAGAAGGTGTGAAATTGGGGGACTGGGGGCATGGAGAGGGTGTGGAATTAGGGGGCTGGGGCATGGAGAGGGTGTGGAATTGGGGGGCTGGGGCATGGAGAGGGTGTGGAATTGCGGGGCTGGGGCATGGAGAGGGTGTGGAATTGGGGGGCTGGAGCATGGAGAGGGTGTGGAATTGCGGGGCTGGGGCATGGAGAGGGTGTGGAATTGGGGGGCTGGGGCATGGAGAGGGTGTGGAATTGGGGGGCTGGGGCCCTGAGAGGGTGTGGAATTGCGGGGCTGGGGCATGGAGAGGGTGTGGAATTGGGGGGCTGGGGCATTGAGAGGGTGTGGAATTGGGGCCTGGCCCTGGGAGGGCATGGAATgggagggcagagctggggaAATGAGGTTTGGGAGGGGGGGTCTTGGAGGAGGGGGGCGGGTCTCCGGGCTGACACCCCCCCCTCCCGCAGCCTCCCTGCCTCTGCTGATGGACTCCCTCATCCAGGCCCTGGCTGAGCTGGAGCAGCGGGCGCCGGCGACCCAGGCCGGCCTCGCTTCCCCCGCGTGGCCGCTGCCAGCCCTGGACGCGGCGCCCCACGACCCCCTCCGCGCCTTCCTGCTGGGGGGGCAGAGCCCCAAGGCCCCCGAGCCGGACCCCCAGCCCCTGAGCCCGGAGCTGCGGGCCCTGGCCGCGGAGGTGGCCCAGCACGACGTGCGGGCCGGGCGGGAATACGGGGTGGTGCTGGCCCCCGACGGCTCGACCGTGGCCGTGGAGCCCCTGCTGGCCGGGCTGGAGGCGGGGCTGCGGGGGCGCCCCGTGGTCGCCCTGCCCTGGGAGAGCACGGCCCCCCCTGCGGACGCCGGAGCCGCCCCCCCCGACGCAGAGGCCGAAGCCACGGCCCCGGGCAGCGTGGACAGCCTCCTGGCGGTCGCCCTGGCCAGAGGCCTGGGCCTGGCCTTCCTGCAGAGCCCCCGGGCCCCGCCGGGCCTGGGCAGCGAGGGCTGCTGGGACCAGCTCTCGGCGCCCCGGAACTTCACCCTGCTGGACGCCGAGGCGGCCCTCACCACGGCCTTCCTCAACGGCGCGCTGGACGGGGTCCTGCTGGGGGACCACGTGGGCCGCGGCCCCGAGCCCCGGCCGCCCGTCAGCCGCCTGCTGAGCCAGTACTACGGGGCCGGCGTGGCCGGGGCGCCGGGCCTGCGCAGCAACTTCCGACGGCAGAGAGGGGCCGCCCTGACCTCGGCCCCCGCCCTGGCCCGGCAAGTGTGGGCCACCCTCGCGCTGCTGCAGAGGCTGGAGCCGGCGCACCCGCAGCTGCGGGGCGCCAGCCAGGAGCGGCTGGCCCAGGTGGCCGGCCAGGCCGCCGAGGAGTTCACCGAGGCCTTCCTGGGTGAGCAGGACCCCCGCTCAGGACCCCGCCACTCCCAGATAGCCCAGCTGCAAGGGCTTAGGGGCATCGGGGAGCTGGGCGCCGGAGTTGggttttgaaggatgaataggagttctTCCCaggcacacacaaacacaaaagtGAGGAAGAGGGCGTTCCAGGGATGGGCTCAGCACAGGCAGAGTGGAAGCACGGTGGCGAAGAGCCAGCTTGGGACCTGGGTTCTCGTGGAAGTTCAGTCAGTTACTCCCTGTGGCACTTAGAGTTGCTTCACTGCTCTGACCCTCAGCTACTTCAGTGAAATAGGGGTAAATTGTCAGTACCTCTGGATTTGTTGAACGTCTTAATAAGATGAAGTAGGGAAAGCAGGGCGTGCAAATGGGGTTCACTAAATGGGGGCTAGGGCCAGGCCCGGGGctcagggcagggctgggagcaCGGGGCCCTGGTTTGTACAGGGCCTTGAAGGCCGAGCGAAAATGCCTGGATTTTATCCTGAAAGTGCTGGGAGTCAGGGGCACGTCTATCCCGGGGGGGCCagggtggggtgagaggggctgGAGAGCGCGCGGCCACCCCGGCCCTGCACCCCGCTTCCCCGCAGGCTGCCCGGCCATCCACCCGCGCTGTCGCTGGGGGGCGAGGCCGTACCGGGGCCGGCCGACCCCGCTGCGGCTGCCGCTCGGCTTCCTGTTCGTGCATCACACGTACGTGCCCGCGCCGCCCTGCAGGGAGTTCGCGCGCTGCGCCGCCGACATGCGGGCCATGCAGCGCTACCACCAGGACACGCAGGGCTGGGACGACCTCGGCTACAGGCGAGCGGcgggcggccggggcggggcctgggggggcggggcctggggcggggcggggcctggatgaggggcggggcctggggcggggcggggcctgggcagggggcggggccgggcgggacGGGGTGGGGCCTGGATGAGGGGCGGGACTTGGGCGGGGCAGGCCGGGCGgatggggcggggcctggggaggggcggggccgggcgggatggggcggggcctgggcgaggggagcggcctggggaggggcggggccatgtggggcggggcctggagcGGGGCAGGGCTCTGTGTGGGGCGGGTTCTGAGTGGGGCCTGGACGAAGGGCGGGGCCTGGGGAGTCTGGGGGGGATGGGCGGGGTCTCAGGGGCAGAGGCCGGGTTGGATGGGGCGGGACCTTGAAGAGGGGCGGGGCTTGGCAGGGGTCTTGGGGCCGGGCGAGGGGTGGGGCAGGCATGGGTCGGGGCCTGGAcgaggggcggggcctcggggggcCGGGCCGGTGTGAtggggcagggcggggccgggtggggatggggcggggcctgggaagGTTGGGCGAGGGGCGGGGTCTCGGGGGCCCGGGTGGGATGGGGCGGAGCCTGGACCAGGGGCCGTGTCTCAGGGGCGGGGCCGGTGTGACGGGGCTGGGCGGGGCCTTGGGGCGTGATGAGTGGGGCCTGGCCGAGGGGCGGGGTCTCGGGGCGGGACCTGTGTGATGGGgctgggcggggcctggggcggggcttTACAAAGGACGGGGCCTGGACGAGGGGTGGGCCCTCAGGGGGCGGGGCCTTGTGATGGGGCTGGGCGGGTCCTGGGGTGGGATGGGGCGGGGTCTCTGGGCGGGGCCAGTGTGATGGGGCTGAGCAGGGTCTGGGGCGGGatggggcggggcctcggggcggGGCCGGTGTGATGGGGCTGGGCGGGGCGGGACCTCGGGGCGGGGCCTCAGGGCGGGACCGGTGTGATGGGCTGGGCAGGGCCTCGGGGCGGGATGGGCGGGGCCTGGACGAGGGGCGGGGTCTCGGGGGGCGGGACCGGTGCGATGGGgatgggcggggcctggggcgggaTGGGGCGGGGCCTGGACGAGGGGCGGGGTCTCGGGGGGTGGGGCTGGTGTGATGGGGCTGGGCGGGGtctggggcggggcctcggggcggGGCCGGTGTGATGGGGCTGGGCGGGGCGGGACctcggggcggggcctcggggcggGGCCGGTGTGATGGGgctgggcggggcctcggggcggGGCCGGTGTGATGGGGCTGGGCGGGGCGGGACctcggggcggggcctcggggcggGGCCGGTGTGATGGGgctgggcggggcctggggcgggatggggcggggcctggccgaggggcggggcctgtgggCCTGCAAGCTTGGGGGAGGGAACTGGGGAGGAGGTGGAGCCCGGGAGAGCGGGGAAGACCCAGGCGGCCTCTGAACCTGAACCTGATTCCAGGGGAGGGTGGGCGGGAAGAGGGCGTGGCCAGCCTTGGGGGCGGAGTCGGGGAGAAAGGGGCTGCTcctgggcggggctgggggcggccCGGCCCCTGCGAGCCAGTTGGGGGGAATTGGGGGCGCGGGGGTCCAGGGGCGGCGCGCCCCGCACGCGGCAGGTGCCGACGGCGCGCTGCCCCCGCAGCTTCGTGGTGGGCTCCGACGGCTACGTGTACGAGGGCCGCGGCTGGCACTGGGTGGGCGCGCACACGCGCGGCCACAACTCGCGCGGCTTCGGCGTGGCCGTGGTGGGCAACTACACGGCGGAGCTGCCCCCCGAGGCGGCGCTGCGCGCCCTGCGCGACGAGCTCCCGCGCTGCGCGCTGCGCGCCCGCCTGCTGCGGCCCGACTACGCGCTGCTCGGCCACCGCCAGCTCGTGCCCACCGCCTGCCCCGGCGACGCGCTCTTCCGGCAGCTGCGCACCTGGCCGCGCTTCGCCGCGGTGAGCCCCCGCGCGCCCTCGGGGGCCCCCGACCCCTGCGCGCGGAGCCCCCCCGGCGGCCCTGGCCCCAGCCGAGGGTCACTCTGCCGGCAACTTGCCCTGGCCCGGCCCAAAACCAGGGCCCGGACTTGACCGCTGCCGGCAGCCCCTCTGCGCGCACGGCCTCGGACTGGGTGACCTTTACCCAAGTCCTTCCGCCCCTGCAATGTCATCCCAGCGCACCCCACCTCGGCCTGCCCCCTGCCGCGTACCCACAGGCGTCTGTCCCCACCACACCAGCGGAGCCCCTGAGAGCCCCTGTGCCTGCCCCACCCCTGTCTGCCGGGAACCCTTTACAGTCCCAGATGCTCGCAGCCCCTGGGCTCTTGCGGGGCCCCGCTGACGACTCTTCTGCCGGGCCCAGGCGGCACAGCTTCAGCCTGAGGCCCTCACCCTGCCCCCGGCACCCAGCCCCTCTCCAAGCACCCCCGGGCCCAGTCTGCACAGCCGCCTGCTACCTGCACGCGGTCACTCTGTCCCACGAAGCTATCGATCTGTCCGTCCCGGCCCTGCAGGCTGGGTCGCCCTCCCGGCTTCACCTTGGGCCCCCATACCAtccaca from Dasypus novemcinctus isolate mDasNov1 unplaced genomic scaffold, mDasNov1.1.hap2 scaffold_124, whole genome shotgun sequence includes these protein-coding regions:
- the PGLYRP2 gene encoding N-acetylmuramoyl-L-alanine amidase; translated protein: MVAQRVPWILLGFLLWPGTASLPLLMDSLIQALAELEQRAPATQAGLASPAWPLPALDAAPHDPLRAFLLGGQSPKAPEPDPQPLSPELRALAAEVAQHDVRAGREYGVVLAPDGSTVAVEPLLAGLEAGLRGRPVVALPWESTAPPADAGAAPPDAEAEATAPGSVDSLLAVALARGLGLAFLQSPRAPPGLGSEGCWDQLSAPRNFTLLDAEAALTTAFLNGALDGVLLGDHVGRGPEPRPPVSRLLSQYYGAGVAGAPGLRSNFRRQRGAALTSAPALARQVWATLALLQRLEPAHPQLRGASQERLAQVAGQAAEEFTEAFLGCPAIHPRCRWGARPYRGRPTPLRLPLGFLFVHHTYVPAPPCREFARCAADMRAMQRYHQDTQGWDDLGYSFVVGSDGYVYEGRGWHWVGAHTRGHNSRGFGVAVVGNYTAELPPEAALRALRDELPRCALRARLLRPDYALLGHRQLVPTACPGDALFRQLRTWPRFAANVKARDVRTASRRARREPPPVPPAPDLQ